In the Streptomyces coeruleoprunus genome, GCCCTGATGCTGGGTGTCTACACGATCGTCGAGGCCGCCGAGTACGGCTGGTCCTCGGCGCACACCCTCGGGTTCGGCGCCCTGTCGGCCGCGCTGCTCGCGGGCTTCGCGATACGGCAGGCGCGCGCGGCGAACCCGCTGCTGCGGCTGCGGCTCTTCCGCTCCCGCACCCTGTCGGGTGCGAACGGCATCCAGGTCCTGATGATCGCGGGCATGTTCGGCTTCCAGTACCTGGGAGCGCTGTACCTCCAGCAGGTCCTCGGGTACGACGAGCTGCTGACGGGCGTCGCGTTCCTGCCGGCCCCGGTCGTCATCGGCGCGCTGATGCTGGGCCTGTCGGCTCGGCTCACGGCCCGGTTCGGGGCGCGGCGCCTGCTGGTCGCCGGTCTGGTGCTGATCGTCGCGGGCCTCGCGTGGCTGGCCCGCGCGCCGGAGAACGGGGCCTATCTGGTGGACGTGCTGCCGGCGATGCTGCTCCTGGGCGCCGGTTTCGGGCTGGGGATGCCCCCGTTGACGGGTCTGGCCATGGCGGACGCCCGGCCGGAGGACGCGGGCCTCGCGTCGGGGCTGTTCAACACTACGCAGGTGGTGGGCGGCGCGCTGGGCCTCGCTGTCCTGACGACGCTGGCCGCCGACCGGACGCGGGAGCTGACGGGCACCGGGGTGGCGGCCCGGGAGGCGCTGGCCGGCGGTTTCCAGCTGGCCTTCGGTGTGGCGGCCGCGGTGGTCGCGGTGGCGCTGGCCCTGGCGGTGACGACCCTGCGCAAGCCGGGCACCCGGACGAGCGGACGGGCCGACGGGCCGACCTCCGGTACCGGCACCCGGAAGGCGGCCGAGCCGGGTCGTACGAACGCGGCCGGCACAGCAGGCGCTCAGGAAACAGCCGACACAACAGGTGGTCCGGACACGGCCGGCGCAGCAGGCGCTCCGGATGCGGCCGGCACGACCCGCATCCCGGGCGCGGCCGACGGAGGACGCACCGCCGGTGGAGCCCCGACCGCCCGGACGGCCGGCATCACCACCGGAGCCCACACCGCCGGCGAAGCCGGCAGCCCCCTCGGCGTGGACCCCGCCCGCATACCGGGCGCCGCCGCGACCGCGACCGCGACCACGACCGCGACCGCGACCGCGACCACCACCTGAGCCCCGCCGCGTGCCGCGCGCACCACGCACACCGCAGGACGCGTCCGCACGCCACGCGCCGGGGCCCCGTAAACCGATGGGATACGGGGCCCCGGCGTGGCATGCTCCCGGGCCATGGCTCATCGACCAGGCCGCCCCGGCCTCCGCCCCAGTCTCTACATCTCCGTCGACATCGAGGCCGACGGCCCGATCCCCGGCCCGTACTCGATGCTCAGTCTCGGCGCGGCCGTGGCCGGGCGGCAGGACGTGGACGGGTATGTCGCGGCGGACCCGGAGGCGGACACGTTCTACCGGGAACTGCGGCCCATCAGCGGGGAGTTCGTGCCCGAGGCGCTGGTGGTGAGCGGCCTGGACCGTGACCGTCTGCTCGTGGAGGGCGCCGATCCGGCGGCCGCGCTGGGCGAGTTCGCCGCCTGGGTGCGCGGGGTGAGTGGGGGCGCCCAGCCGGTGATGTGCGGCTACCCGGCCTCGTACGACTGGACGTTCCTCTACTGGTATCTGGTGCGCTTCACCGGCGGGAGCCCGTTCGGGCACTCGGGGTGCCTGGACATGAAGACGCTGTACGCGACGAAGGCGCGGCTGCCGCTGAGGGCGGTGGCGAAGCGGACGATGCCCCGCGAGCTGCTGTCCGCGCGGCGGCACACGCACCACGCGCTGGACGACGCGATCGAGCAGGCGGAGCTGTTCAGCAATCTGATGGCCTGGCCCGGGGTGTGACGGCGCGCCCCGGGCCAGGGCCTGGTGCCCTCAGTGGGCGGCGGCGGGCTTGGCCGCCCTGGCGTCGGAGATGTCCTCGCCGGATTCCATGGGGGCCGTGACCTCGTCCGCGTCCCTCCGGGCGCCCACGTGGTTGAAGACCAGGTTGAGCAGGACGGCCGCGACGCAGCCGGTGGAGATGCCGGAGTCCAGGATGATCTTCGCGGTCTCCGGGAAGGCGTGGTAGAACTCGGGCGCCGTGATCGGGATGATGCCGACGGCCAGGGAGACGGCGACGATCAGGACGTTGTTGTCCTTGTCCAGGCCCGCCTTGACGAGGGTCTGGATGCCGCTGGCGGCGACCGAGCCGAAGAGGACGACGCCCGCGCCGCCCAGGACGGGGCGGGGTACGACCGCGATCAGGGACGCGGCCATGGGGCACAGGCCCATGAGGACGAGGAAGCCGCCGCCGGCCGCGACGACGAAGCGGCTGCGGATGCGGGTCATGGCGACGAGCCCGATGTTCTGGGCGAAGGCGCTGCACATGAAGCCGTTGAAGAGGGGGCTGAGCGCCGAGCCGAGGGTGTCGGCGCGCAGTCCGGCCGCGATGGTCTTCTCGTCTGCGGGCCTCTCGACGATCTCGCCGAGGGCCAGCATGTCGGCGGTGGACTCGGTCATCGACACGATCATCACGACGCACATGGAGATGATCGCGGCGACGGCGAACTGCGGGGCGCCGAAGTGGAAC is a window encoding:
- a CDS encoding 3'-5' exoribonuclease domain-containing protein, with the translated sequence MAHRPGRPGLRPSLYISVDIEADGPIPGPYSMLSLGAAVAGRQDVDGYVAADPEADTFYRELRPISGEFVPEALVVSGLDRDRLLVEGADPAAALGEFAAWVRGVSGGAQPVMCGYPASYDWTFLYWYLVRFTGGSPFGHSGCLDMKTLYATKARLPLRAVAKRTMPRELLSARRHTHHALDDAIEQAELFSNLMAWPGV
- a CDS encoding DHA2 family efflux MFS transporter permease subunit; the protein is MARSAAPVTVRETRGKDRRRAALLVLCSGMLMTVLDGNIVTVAMPAIQRDLGFSPAGLAWVVNAYLIAFGGLLLLAGRLGDLLGRKRMFTAGLAVFTVASLLCGVSFSQEMLIAARFLQGVGGAMTSAVVLGMLVALFPEPREQAGAIAVFSAVGAAGGALGTFLGGALTSALNWHWIFLINLPIGLVALVAAVRVLAPERGAGLGRGADYWGAALVTAALMLGVYTIVEAAEYGWSSAHTLGFGALSAALLAGFAIRQARAANPLLRLRLFRSRTLSGANGIQVLMIAGMFGFQYLGALYLQQVLGYDELLTGVAFLPAPVVIGALMLGLSARLTARFGARRLLVAGLVLIVAGLAWLARAPENGAYLVDVLPAMLLLGAGFGLGMPPLTGLAMADARPEDAGLASGLFNTTQVVGGALGLAVLTTLAADRTRELTGTGVAAREALAGGFQLAFGVAAAVVAVALALAVTTLRKPGTRTSGRADGPTSGTGTRKAAEPGRTNAAGTAGAQETADTTGGPDTAGAAGAPDAAGTTRIPGAADGGRTAGGAPTARTAGITTGAHTAGEAGSPLGVDPARIPGAAATATATTTATATATTT
- a CDS encoding nucleobase:cation symporter-2 family protein, with protein sequence MLTSGLQHVAAMYAGVVAPPLIVGAAVGLSATELTFLTGASLFTAGLATFLQTLGVWKIGARLPFVNGVTFAGVAPMLAIVDTTDDKADALPVIFGAIIVAGVLGFIAAPWFSKLVRFFPPVVTGTVITLIGVSLLPVAFGWAQGPNPAADDYGSTTYLTLAAITLVVVLLLRRFTRGFLKQIAVLVGLVVGTLIAIPFGVTDFSPVTDADVVGFPTPFHFGAPQFAVAAIISMCVVMIVSMTESTADMLALGEIVERPADEKTIAAGLRADTLGSALSPLFNGFMCSAFAQNIGLVAMTRIRSRFVVAAGGGFLVLMGLCPMAASLIAVVPRPVLGGAGVVLFGSVAASGIQTLVKAGLDKDNNVLIVAVSLAVGIIPITAPEFYHAFPETAKIILDSGISTGCVAAVLLNLVFNHVGARRDADEVTAPMESGEDISDARAAKPAAAH